In Nitrospirota bacterium, the following proteins share a genomic window:
- the trpE gene encoding anthranilate synthase component I has translation MYYPNFEEFCKKAEQGSLIPVYKEIFADLETPLSAFLKIDNGDFSFLLESVEGGEKWGRYSILGSNPRVIIRADKRGVTVVRDGIVTTKSYKNPLDAVKEEMKRYKPVLDENIPRFFGGAVGYLTYDTVRFFEDVAIEKRGDFAQVPDLYFVITDTILIFDNVTHTIKVVYNAFITDDDLKGTYDKAVKKIDSIVNDLWGPLKRDRMKKGNESRELKWTSNITKEEFIEKVHRAKEYIAAGDIFQVQISRRLSIETASNPFDIYRALRRVNPSPYMFYLKYGDFHVVGSSPEVLVRLEGDHAETRPIAGTRRRGRSPEDDKRMEEELIADPKERAEHIMLVDLGRNDLGRVCKKGSVHVNELMVIERYSHVIHLVSNVVGELEPGYDQFDLLEACYPAGTVTGAPKIRSMEIIEELENSNRGPYAGAVGYFSFQGNMDTCITIRTAVIKGDKVYLQAAAGIVADSEPDLEYLETMNKLKGMMKAIELAEKGLD, from the coding sequence ATGTATTACCCAAACTTTGAAGAATTCTGTAAGAAGGCTGAGCAGGGAAGTCTCATTCCTGTTTACAAGGAGATATTTGCTGACCTTGAGACGCCTCTCTCTGCCTTTCTGAAAATAGATAACGGTGACTTTTCTTTTCTCCTTGAGAGTGTGGAAGGGGGAGAGAAATGGGGAAGGTATAGTATCCTCGGCAGTAATCCCCGTGTAATTATCAGGGCAGATAAGAGGGGGGTTACTGTTGTCCGTGATGGTATTGTAACTACCAAATCCTATAAGAATCCCCTTGATGCGGTCAAAGAGGAGATGAAGCGGTATAAACCTGTACTTGATGAAAACATACCGAGATTCTTTGGAGGCGCTGTAGGTTATCTCACCTATGATACAGTCAGATTTTTTGAAGACGTGGCTATTGAAAAACGTGGCGATTTCGCCCAGGTCCCTGACCTGTATTTTGTTATTACGGATACCATATTAATCTTTGATAATGTTACCCATACTATAAAGGTAGTCTACAACGCATTTATCACAGATGATGACCTGAAAGGTACTTATGATAAGGCTGTTAAGAAGATTGACAGTATCGTAAATGACCTGTGGGGGCCGTTAAAGCGTGACCGGATGAAGAAGGGGAATGAAAGCAGGGAGCTTAAGTGGACTTCAAATATAACAAAAGAAGAATTTATTGAAAAGGTACACCGCGCAAAGGAATATATTGCCGCAGGTGATATATTCCAGGTTCAGATCTCCCGGAGATTAAGCATTGAGACGGCATCCAATCCCTTTGATATATACAGGGCGCTTCGCCGCGTCAACCCTTCACCATATATGTTCTATCTGAAGTACGGTGATTTTCATGTTGTCGGAAGCTCACCGGAGGTATTGGTCAGGCTGGAGGGGGATCATGCAGAGACACGGCCTATAGCAGGTACGCGCAGACGCGGGAGAAGTCCTGAGGATGATAAGCGTATGGAAGAGGAACTTATCGCTGATCCAAAGGAGCGGGCAGAACATATCATGCTGGTGGATCTGGGACGCAATGACCTTGGAAGAGTCTGTAAAAAAGGGAGCGTTCATGTGAATGAGCTGATGGTGATTGAAAGATATTCCCATGTAATCCACCTTGTCTCAAATGTTGTAGGGGAGCTTGAACCGGGATATGACCAGTTTGACCTGCTTGAGGCATGCTACCCTGCAGGTACTGTTACAGGGGCGCCCAAGATACGCTCCATGGAGATAATTGAAGAGCTTGAGAATTCAAACAGGGGGCCTTATGCCGGTGCTGTCGGATATTTCAGCTTTCAGGGAAATATGGATACCTGCATAACAATAAGGACGGCTGTAATCAAGGGGGATAAGGTCTATTTACAGGCAGCGGCAGGTATCGTCGCTGACTCAGAACCGGATCTGGAATATCTTGAGACCATGAATAAGTTAAAAGGGATGATGAAAGCGATAGAGCTGGCGGAAAAGGGCCTGGATTAG
- a CDS encoding aminodeoxychorismate/anthranilate synthase component II — MLLVIDNYDSFTYNLVQYIGELGQDVKVYRNNKISIAEVEGLSPERIVISPGPCTPKEAGISVELIRHFAGKIPILGVCLGHQSIAEAFGGDVVRNYRLMHGKTSMIKHDDKTIFRGLPNPFEATRYHSLIVKRETMPAVLEISAVTDEGEIMGIRHKEFKVEGVQFHPESILTTVGKDLLRNFIRL; from the coding sequence ATGCTACTTGTAATTGATAACTACGATTCGTTTACATATAACCTGGTGCAGTATATTGGTGAACTGGGGCAGGATGTAAAGGTATATCGAAATAATAAAATCAGTATTGCTGAGGTAGAGGGGCTTTCACCTGAGAGGATAGTAATATCCCCGGGACCATGTACCCCTAAAGAAGCAGGTATATCTGTTGAATTGATAAGACACTTTGCAGGGAAGATTCCGATCCTTGGAGTTTGTCTTGGCCATCAGTCTATTGCCGAGGCATTCGGCGGTGATGTAGTACGAAACTATCGGCTTATGCACGGAAAGACATCTATGATTAAGCATGATGATAAAACAATATTCAGAGGACTCCCCAATCCATTTGAGGCCACACGCTACCACTCTCTTATTGTTAAAAGGGAAACCATGCCGGCAGTCCTTGAGATAAGCGCTGTGACAGATGAAGGCGAAATAATGGGGATAAGACATAAAGAGTTTAAGGTAGAAGGTGTCCAGTTCCATCCGGAGTCAATATTGACTACCGTTGGAAAAGACTTGTTAAGGAATTTTATAAGATTATAA
- a CDS encoding DEAD/DEAH box helicase produces the protein MEFNAFDFHPSIAAGITGAGYVTPTPIQTQAIPSVLQGHDVMGLAQTGTGKTAAFVLPILERLMKGPRGVVRSLIVAPTRELAEQIHEAIVSLGKQTRLRSVTVYGGVSINPQIQKLRGGAEIVVACPGRLIDHINQRTINLSHIEVFVLDEADRMFDMGFLPDIRKIIRHIPAKRQTLLFSATMPDDIRKLAHDILNTPVTIQVNPPAPANTVAHALYPVEQHLKTALLLELLRHTDTDSVLIFTRTKHRAKRVGQQLEKAGYKAASLQGNMSQNQRQAALDGFRDGSYQVLVATDIAARGIDVSSISHVINYDIPNTADAYTHRIGRTGRAAKTGDAFTFISREDEDMVRTIERVLGEKIERRTLEGFDYKKQAPARDTEFARPPREPQHRREYRKTPASGTARTGSGAPKKGHSTQNSQTKRGYANQPSSSRYSSNSTTHRSTGNRRSTGG, from the coding sequence ATGGAATTTAATGCTTTTGATTTTCACCCAAGCATTGCGGCTGGAATTACAGGCGCAGGTTATGTTACACCAACACCAATACAGACTCAGGCAATCCCGTCGGTACTACAGGGACATGATGTTATGGGTCTGGCACAGACAGGGACAGGCAAGACAGCGGCTTTTGTTCTGCCGATTCTGGAGCGGCTGATGAAAGGGCCGCGCGGAGTGGTACGCTCCCTTATCGTAGCACCTACGCGCGAACTGGCGGAACAGATACATGAGGCAATTGTCAGTCTTGGGAAACAGACCAGGCTCAGGAGTGTAACTGTCTATGGCGGTGTAAGCATAAACCCGCAGATTCAAAAACTGCGCGGCGGGGCTGAGATTGTTGTAGCTTGTCCGGGCCGCCTGATCGACCATATTAATCAGCGCACTATAAACCTGTCGCATATAGAAGTATTTGTTCTTGACGAGGCAGACCGTATGTTTGATATGGGCTTCCTGCCTGATATACGAAAGATTATCAGACACATTCCGGCAAAGAGACAGACGCTTTTATTCTCGGCTACCATGCCTGATGACATACGTAAATTGGCCCATGACATCCTGAATACGCCGGTAACGATACAGGTTAATCCTCCGGCGCCTGCAAATACTGTGGCTCATGCACTCTATCCGGTGGAACAACACCTCAAAACAGCGCTTCTCCTTGAACTGCTTCGTCATACTGATACTGACTCTGTGCTGATCTTTACCCGCACAAAGCATCGCGCCAAGAGAGTGGGACAGCAATTGGAAAAGGCCGGCTACAAGGCAGCATCACTACAAGGCAATATGTCGCAAAACCAGCGTCAGGCAGCGCTTGACGGCTTCCGTGACGGTTCATATCAGGTACTTGTTGCGACAGACATTGCAGCACGAGGCATTGATGTCTCAAGTATCTCGCATGTTATCAACTATGACATTCCAAATACCGCTGATGCGTACACACACCGTATTGGCCGTACCGGCAGGGCTGCAAAGACCGGTGATGCCTTCACATTCATTTCCCGTGAAGACGAGGACATGGTACGTACTATTGAGCGCGTTCTCGGTGAAAAAATTGAGCGCCGTACGCTGGAGGGGTTTGATTATAAGAAACAGGCCCCTGCACGCGATACTGAGTTTGCGCGTCCGCCCCGTGAACCTCAACACCGCAGGGAGTATAGAAAAACACCTGCATCAGGGACAGCCCGTACCGGTTCAGGTGCTCCAAAAAAAGGACACAGTACACAAAATAGTCAGACAAAACGCGGATACGCCAACCAGCCTTCTTCTTCAAGATATTCCTCCAACTCAACAACACACAGAAGTACAGGAAATAGAAGAAGTACCGGGGGCTAA